The following are from one region of the Ananas comosus cultivar F153 linkage group 20, ASM154086v1, whole genome shotgun sequence genome:
- the LOC109725399 gene encoding uncharacterized protein LOC109725399: MSGFSSLAPKTKNLIVAGGLSGFVLGVYYYTMRAVGGSDELQVAIDKFEEMKKNSKE; this comes from the coding sequence ATGTCTGGATTCAGCAGCTTGGCCCCAAAAACCAAGAACTTAATCGTGGCCGGAGGACTGTCGGGTTTCGTCCTCGGGGTATATTATTACACCATGAGAGCCGTCGGCGGCAGCGACGAGCTTCAGGTCGCAATCGATAAGTTTGAGGAAATGAAGAAGAATAGTAAGGAATAA